The genomic interval CGACGGCGGCGTCGCCCGCCGCGTCCACCCGCTCGGCCAGCTCGCCGAGCCCGTAACCATGCACGGCGTAGCCCAGCTTCAGCTGGGCCTCGACCTTGTCGCCCTCGGTCACGGAGACCTCGCGCATGTTGTCGCCGAAGCGGGCGAACCTCGCCCCCTGCTGGTCGGCCCAGGCCGAGGCGGCCCGGCACCAGGCGCCCACCGAAGCCCGCACCCGGTCGTCCTGCCACGGCCCCACCACCACCTTCCGCCGCAGCCCGATCCGCGTGCACAGGTGGCCGAACTCCCGCCCGCCGTGCGCCGACTGGTGCAGGTTCATGAAGTCCATGTCGATCGTCGGCCAGGGCAGGGCCCGGTGGTGCTGCGTGTGCAGGTGCAGCAGCGGCTTGCGGAGCCGGCTCAGCCCGGCGATCCACATCTTCGCCGGGCTGAAGGTGTGCATCCACGCGATCAGGCCGATGCAGGCCGCGTCGGCGTCGGCCGCGGCCAGCGTCGCGGTCACCTCCTCGGCGGTGGTCAGCGTCGGCTTGTGCACGACGCGGATCGGCACCGACTCGGCGGCATCCAGGCCGGCCGCGACCTCGCGGGCGTCGGCCGCCACCTCCGCCAGCGTCTCCTCCCCGTAGAGGTGCTGGCTGCCGGTGAGGAACCAGATCTCGGAAGCCGTGGTGTCAATCGTGCTCATGCGGATGTGCTCAGGAGGGGGAGGGGGAAGCGGGCTGCCCGTAGTACGCGCCGGCCCCGTGCTTGCGGTCGTGGTGCTTGTCGAGCACGTGGCGTTCCAGCGGCGGGGCGTCCGGCCGCAGCCGCAGCGTGGCGAGCGCGACCGCCGCGACCGCCTCCAGCGCGACGGCGTTCTCGACGGACGCCGCCGGCGTGGCGCCCCAGGTGAAGGGCGCGTGGCCGGCGAGCAGCACGGCCGGCGTCGCGACCGGGTCGAGGTCCGCGAACCGCTCCACGATCGCCTCGCCGGTCGCCGCCTCGTACCCGTCGTCGACCTCGTCGGCGGTCAGCGGCCGGGCGAGCGGAACCGGCCCGTGGAAGTGGTCGGCGTGGGTCGTGCCCAGGCACGGGACCGGCGTGCGGGCCTGCGCGAAGGCGGTGGCCGAAGCGGAGTGCGTGTGGGTGATGCCGGCGATCCGGCCGGGGCAGCGCCCGGCGAAGAAGCGGTACAGCCGGGCGTGGGTGGGCGTGTCGGAGGACGGCCGCAGGTCGCCCTCGACCACCCCGCCGTCGAGGTCGACGACCACCATCGACGCCGGCGTGAGCTTGCCGTAGGGCACGCCGCTGGGCTTGATCACCAGGAGGCTCGCGTCCGCGTCGAAGCCGCTCACGTTCCCCCACGTCAGCGTGACCAGCCCCCCCGCCGGGAGCTCGCGGTTGGCCTCGCAGACGGCTTCTCTCAGGTCTTGGAGCATCGGAATCAGGCGGGTGAGCGTGCCGGAACCCCGAAGATAAAGGCGGACGGTTTGGACCACGCGAGCGTCGGCGGAGCCACCCCGAGCGAGCTTGGGGCACCCCGGACCGGCGGCAAAGGAAAGAGGCCCGCCGTTGCCGGCGGGCCTCGTCCTCATGCTCCCCGAGCTGGGCTCGAACCAGCGACCTAGCGATTAACAGTCGCGCGCTCTACCAACTGAGCTATCGGGGAAAGGCTTTGGCCGGAGAGTTTAGGGAGCCGAAGCCCCGCCCGCAAATCCGCGGACGGCGGACCCGGAAGCGGCCCGGGGGCCGCGGTCCGCGGCGCTCAGGCTCGGCGTCGACGGCGGAGGAGCAGAGCCCCGCCGGCAAAGACGGCGACGCCGGTGCCCGGCTCGGGCACGGCGTTCAGGCTGCCCAGCGTCGTCACCACGCTCCAGATGCTCTCGCCCTGCAGGTTCAGCCAGCCGCCCGCGTCGGCGTGCCCGGCCTGGTGGTACGCGCCGTCGGCCGACCAGGAAGCCTCCAGCAGCTCGCCGCCCGCGGCGAGGGAGGCGAGGCGGACCGCCTGCGTCACCTTCGTCACGTTCAGCAGCACGTACGTGAGCGTGCCGGCCGCCTCGTCGAGGTACGCCGAGATCTTCACGGCCGAGGTGTCCACCTGCCCGTCCTCGAGCACGTCGGCCGCCACGCGACGCATGCCGGGGCGGACGTGCTTCGCGAAGTGCTTGAAGGCGGCGTACTTGGGCTGGTTCTCGTCGAGACCCGACGTCAGCGTGAAGTTGTTGAGGCGTCCGGCCCAGTCCTCGTGCTGCCAGTAGAGGTAGCCCACCGCGTCCACGCCGACCATCGCCTCGTGCACCTCCAACGCGAGGCCCATCGCCCCGTTGTAGGTGTCGCCGGGATCCGTCCAGCGGTGCCGGTGGCCCGAGTGCTCGGTGACCCAGAACTCCACGCCCTCGCCGACGCCCTCGTAGTTGACGTAGCCGTCGTCGCGCACCCGGCCGTTGCGGAAGGTCTTCCAGCTCTCGATGCGGTCGTCGGAATCGGCGAAGCGGCCGCCGCCGTTGTAGCCGTGCATGCCGTACACGTCCACGGCGGTCTCGGGGTCGCCGTCGTGGCGGACCTCCTTGATGTAGCTGAAGCTGACGTTCGCGAGGTTCGAGCCCTTGCCGCCGAGCCCCAGGTCGTCGGGGCCGAGCACGCGGGTGAGGATCGGGTCGTCGGGGTTCGCCGCGTTGTGCTCGGCGAAGGCGGCGTTGACCGCGCCCACGGCCTCGGCGAAGAGCTCGGGCGTGTAGACGCTGCTGTCGTACCAGGTGCTGAAACGCGGCTCGTTCTGCACGGAGAGCACGTCGAAGGGCCGGTCCCAGGCTTTCTCGAAGCCCTTCGCGTACGCCGCCACGTAGCGGCCGAACTGCTGCAGGTTGTCGGGCGTGTCGACCAGCGAACCCGCCGCCGAGGCGTTCCAGAAGGTGTCCCGCGGCAGCTGGCCGGCGAAGTCCTTGTAGCCCAGGTCCACCTCGGGGCCCTTCATCCAGACCGGCGGGCTCCAGATCGCGCCCATCAGCGTCATGGGGTCGCCACGCCGCGCGGCCTTCCGCACGAAGTGGCCGACGTTGCCCACCCCCTTCACCGTGAAGTCGAAGGCCTCGATGTTCGCGTAGGTGTCGCTCCCGAGGCGGATCGGCTCGCGCAGGTCCGCGTGCTGCGGCCAGTACTTCCCGCCCTTGCTCAGGACGGTCCGCGAGACCCCCGTCCTCACCACCGACGCGCCGAGGTCGCCGACGTAGTGGTCGTAGAAGTCCTCGTTGTGCATCACCGACTCGCCGCGGTCACGCCCCTCGATTCTGTTGGCGTCGTTGCCCCCGCCCATCGAGACGCCGAACCCGCGGATGGTCTGGGCCTGCCGGCGGAGGTCGATCCGCGTCTCGGCGGCGAGCGCGTCGGGCGCGGACGCGGCGACGATCAGGCCCCCGGCGAGCAGGCGTGGGCAACCAAGCAGCGTTCTGAGCAGCGTCATGTCGTTCGTCCCGTGCGTTCCGCCGGCTCGGAGCCGCGGAGAAAAGGTGGCGGCTCCGCCGCGGTGGTGTACGGGCTCAGCCTAAGCCGGGCCGGGCCCCGCGTATACCCCCTTCTCGGTGCGGCGTGGGCGGCGGCGCATACGCTCCGGCCGCCATGGAAGGCGACCGCCGACACCTCAACAAGCTGCTGTCCAAGGCCCACTGCCTGCCGACCACCCCGGGCGTCTACCTGATGAAGGACGACAAGGGCGTCGTCATCTACGTCGGGAAGGCGTTGTCGCTGAAGTCGCGTGTGAGCAGCTACTTCCAGCTGGCCGCCGACCTGGGCCCCAAGAAGCAGCAGATGCTCGGGGTCGTGGACGACTTCGAGGTGCTCCACTGCGAGAGCGAGTGGGAAGCCCTGCTCACCGAGAACCGGCTGATCAAGGACATCCACCCGCGCTTCAACGCGCGGCTGACCGACGACAAGACCTTCCCGTACCTCGCGGTCACGATGAAGGACGACTTCCCCGGCGTCTTCATCACCCGCGAACCCGGCAACGAGCGATTCCGCGGCGCGAGAATCCTCGGGCCCTTCACCAGCAGCTACGCGCTGCGGGAGAGCGTCCAGATCCTGCAGAAGGTGTTCAGGTTCCGCACCTGCTCGCTGGACATCCGCGAGGAGGACCCCAAGCGGGCCCACTTCCGGCCGTGCCTGCTGTACCCGATCAAGCAGTGCACGGCACCGTGCGGGGCGAAGGTCTCCAAAGAGGCCTACCGGCGCGACGTCGATCGCTTCGTCCGCTTCCTCACCGGCAAGCGGTCGGCGATGATGCGCGAGCTCAAGCAGGACATGGAGACGGCGTCGCTCGCGCTGGACTTCGAGGAGGCCGCCGCGCTGCGCGACCAGATCAAGGCGCTCGAGAAGCTCGACCACCGTGGCGACAAGAAGGACAACTGGCAGCCCGAGGCCGAGAGCCTCATGCAGGACCCGACCCGGGCGATGGGATCGCTGCAGCGGGCGCTGGGGCTCGATGCCGCGACCGACGGCGCACTCCGCTGCATGGAGGCCTTCGACATCGCCCACCTGATGGGCGGCGAAACCGTCGCGAGCAAGGTCTGCTTCGTCGACGGCCGCCCGCTGAAGGACATGTACCGCCGGTACAAGATCACCACCGCCGCCAACGACGACTTCCAATCGATGCGCGAGGTGCTCACCCGCCGCTACCGCGACGCCGGGAAGGGCGACGAGCTGTACCCCGACGTCATCCTGATCGACGGCGGCAAGGGCCAGCTGTCCGCGGCGATGGGCATCTTCCGCGAGCTGGAGGTGCAGCCCCCGCGGGTCATCTCGCTCGCGAAGAAAGAGGAGCTGATCTACGCCACGTGGCTGGACGAGCCGGTGAAGCTCGGCCGCAACAACCCGGGGCTGAAGCTGTGCATGGCGATCCGCGACGAGGCGCACCGCTTTGCGCAGCACTACCACCACATCCTGCGGCGGAAGAAGGTGCTGGGGATCGAGGGAACCGTGGCGAAGGCCAAGAAGATCAAGACGAGAGCGAGCTGAGGGCGCCGGCGCCCGACCCCGCGACGGCCCGCCGCCGCGCGGGCCTAGCTTCGCGCCATGGACGTCGCCATCTTCAGCACCCGGCGCTGGGACCGGGAAGCCCTCACCGCGGCCGCCGCGCGTCCCGAAAACGCGGAGCTGTCGCTCCGCTTCCTCGAGGCCGGCCTCTCCCCCGGCACCGCCTCGCTGGCCCGGGGCTGCGGCGCCGCGTGCGTCTTCGTGAACGACGACGCGGGGGCCGCGACGCTCGAGGAGCTCGCCGGACTCGGCGTCGGCGCCGTGGTCACCCGCAGCGCGGGCTTCAACCACGTCGACCTCGACGCCGCCGGCCGCTTGGGCATCGACGTGCTCCGGGTGCCGGCGTACGGGCCCGATGGCGTGGCCGAGCACGCGCTCGCCCTGCTGATGACGCTCAACCGCCGCACGCACCGCGCCTTCAACCGCGTGCGCGAGGGCAACTTCGCCCTCGACGGGCTCATGGGCTTCGAGCTCCGCGGGAAGACCGTCGGCGTCGTGGGGACGGGGAAGATCGGCGCCGCCGCCTGCCGCATCTTCCTGGGCTTGGGCTGCGAGGTCCTCGCCTTCGACACCGCGCCCGCGGAGGACCTGCAAAACGCCGGCGTCGCGTTCGTCCCGCTCGACGAGCTCTGGCCGCGCTGCGACGTCGTGACGCTTCACTGCCCGCTCACGCCCGAAACCCACCACCTCGTAAGCGACCGGGTGCTCGCCGCCCTGCCGGACCACGCGATCGTGCTCAACACGTCGCGCGGCGGGCTCGTCGACACCGCCGCCGCGCTCGCCGCGCTGCGGGCACGCGCGATCGGCGGCCTCGGCATCGACGTGTACGAGGAGGAGGCCGGGCTCTTCTTCGAGGACCGCACCCAGCAGGGTCTGACCGACGAGCTGCTCGCGCAGCTGGTGGCGCTGCCCAACGTGCTGGTGACAGGGCACCAGGCTTTCTTCACGCGCGAGGCCGTCGGGCGGATCGCCGGCACGACGATGCAGAACCTCCGGTCGGTGGAGGAGGGCTCGGCCGGCGCGTGCCCCAACCGCGTCGGCTGATCCGCTCCGCGCCCTCACGCACGCGCCGGCCGCGCGGCCGAAGCCTCAGCCGCCCCGCTCCGCCAGCAGCTGCGTGTCGTCTTCGTAGCAGTAGACCCAGCCCGCGCCGGGCTCCCCCGCGTCCACCGGCTCCACGATCGGGTGCTCGGCGGCCCGGGCGTGCGCCCGCGCGTGCCGGTTCGGGGACGCGTCGCAGCAGCCGACCGCCCCGCACGCGGCGCAGCGGCGGAGGTGGACCCACGGCTCACCGGCCGCCACGCAGGCCGGGCACACGAGCCCGGCCCGCGCGGCTCCGGGCAGCGGCGGGAGCCGCAGCATCTCCGCGTGCGTGCACGCGGCGGAGGCGCCCGGCCCCGCGTCGACGGGCTCGGCGGGCACGTGGTGCAGCCCCGCCACCCACGCCGCCAGCTCGCGGCGGAAGGCCGCGTCGTCTCCGCCGGGCACGAAGAGGCGCGGCGGCGTGAGGCGCGGGTCGGCCTCGATCGCGTGCCGCACCGCCTCGGCCGCCTCGGGCGTGTCGTCGGCGACGATGACGGCCGCCGCGTCGGCTGCGCCCGCGGCGAGCAGGGCCTCGGCGCGCGTGTTGCTCCCGCGGTGGACGACGAGGGCCCCGCCACCGGCGGGCCGGAGCTCGCGCTCCGCCTCCGCCTCGAGCGTCGACGCCCGCCCCGGGTCCAGCGTCACCACGCTCACGTCCAGCGGCGAGCTTCGCAGCAACCCCAGCAGCGACTCCGCCCGCTCGCCGTACCCCGCCAGCACCACCCGCGGCCGGTCGCCGCCGCCTCCGGAGCCGCGGACCGCCGGCGTTTCCGCCGATCCGGGACCGCGGTCCGCGGATCCCGCTGCCCCCACGAGCTTCCGCGAGGCGGCCGAGAGCAGCGGCGTGGCCAGCATCGAGACCACCGTCGCCGCGATGAACAGGTTCACGCCGCGCTCCGCAGCGCCGCCGGGCGTCAGCCCCGCCGCCGCCCCGGTCGCCTGCAGCACGAAGGCGAACTCGCCCACCTGGGCCGTGAGCAGCCCCGCCGCGCCCGCCACCGCCCAGCGGCCGCCCGCGAGCCGCACCCCCGCCGCCGTGACGAGCGCCTTGAGCGCCACCAGCGCCAGCACGCAGCCGACCACGGCCAGCGGGTTCGCCCAGACGAAGCCCGGGTCCAGCCGCATGCCGACCGAGGCGAAGAACACCGCGGAGAACAGCACCTGCAGCGGCATCACCTCGCCGAAGGCGTGGTGGCTGAAGCGGCTCTCGCTGATGAGCAGCCCCGCGAGGAAGGCCCCCAGCGCGAGGCTCACGCCGGCCAGCGACGTGAGCCAGGCGAGCCCGAAGCACACCGCCACGAGCGTCAGCAGGAAGACCTCCGCCGAGCACGTGCGTGCCACCCGCTCGATGACCGCCGGCACGATCCGCCGGGCGAGCAGCAGCACCGCCGCGACGATCCCGCCCGCCTTCGCCAGCGCCCACAGGAGCGCCGGCACGCCCCCGGCCCCGCCGTCCGCCCCGCCCGCCGCCGAGTCGCCCGCCGAGGTCGCCGCTCCGAGCATCGGCACCACCAGCACCATCGCCACCACCGCGAGGTCCTGGAAGATCAGCACCCCCAGCGTCGCCTGCCCCTCGTCGCTGCCGGTCCGCCGCTCGCCCGCCAGCAGCTTGAGCACGATCGCCGTCGACGACAGCGACACGAGGCACCCCGTGAAGACCGCCGCCCGCCAGCCGACGCCCGCAACCACCAGCACCGCCGCCACCGCGGCGACGGTGCCGATCACCTGCGCGGCCCCCGCGATGAAGATGAGCCGCGAGATCTTCGCCAGCTTCTCCAGCGAAAACTCGATGCCGATCGTGAACAGCAGCAGCACGACGCCCACCTCGGCAAGCTGCGCAACCATCGCGTCGTCCTCCACCACGCCCAAGCCGAAAGGCCCGAGCAACACGCCCGCGAGCAGGAAGCCGAGGATCGGCGCGACGCCGACCTTCACGCACGCGAAGGCGATGGCGGCGCAGCCCAGCAGCAACGCCACCATCTCCGGCAGCCGCGGGAGGGCGTCGCCGGCGGCGAGGGTGGCTCGGAGCATCATCGGAAGAAGCTAGCGCATCGTGCGCCGAACCCCCCGCGCCGCCTCCGGACCGATCGACCGCCGGCGGGCCACCGCAGAAACCCGAACCCGATGGGAACCCGCCGCCGCTCGCCCGCGTCTGAAGGTTGAACGCCCCGCCCCGCGGGCCTCCGCACCTCCGCCCGAGCCCCTCCATGCCCCGCCTCCTCGCCGTCAACCTCCCGCTGCTGCTGGCCCTCGCCGCGACACCCGCCCCGCTCGCCACCGCCGCGCCCGACCCGGCCCCCGGCGCGGTCCGTGTGCCCGCCGCCAAGGCGGCGGCGCCGGTCGTCGAGCTCGCGATCCTGCTGGACACGTCCAACTCGATGGACGGGCTGATCGACCAGGCCCGCGCCCAGCTGTGGGGCATCGTCAACCGGGTGGCGAGCAAGACGCGGGGCGGGCAAGCCCCGCGGCTGCGGGTGGCGCTTTACGAGTACGGGAACAGCTCGATCCCCGTGGAAGCGGGCTACGTCCGGCTCGTGCAGCCGCTGACCGGCGACCTGGACCTCTTCTCGCGGGCGCTCTTCGAGCTGACCACCAACGGCGGCGACGAGTACTGCGGCGAGGCGATCGGCCGCGCCGTCGAGGAGCTGGAGTGGTCGCCCGAGAGCGTGAGCGGCAGCGGGTTCAGAGCGATCTACATCGCGGGCAACGAGCCGTTCACGCAGGGCGAGCGCCCCTACGCCTCGGCGTGCGCGGCGGCCGTCGGCAAGGGCGTGCGGGTCAACACGATCCACTGCGGACCCGAGGCGGTGGGTGCCGAGAGCGGCTGGCGGGACGGCGCGGAGCGAGCGGAGGGCGACTTCCTGAACATCAACCAGGACGCCGCGGTCGCGGTCGCGGCCACGCCGATGGACGCCCGGCTGGCGGATCTGAGCAGGGAGATCAACGGGACCTACGCCTTCTTCGGCGGGCAGCGCCGGGAGCTCGAAGAGAACCAGAAGGTGCAGGATCGCAACGCCTCGCGGCTCGGCCGCGCGATCGCCGCCGAACGCGCGGCGACGAAGTCCGGCCCCGGGTACCGCAACCGGGCGGACCTGGTCGACGCCACGCTCGACGCTCCGGCGCCCGCCGCCGCCCTCGCCGCCATCCCCGCCGGGGACCTGCCCGAGGAGATGCGGGCCATGACCGACGGCGAGAGGCTCGCTCACGTCGAGAAGCTTGCCGCCGAGCGGGCGGCCCTCCAGGCCGAGATCCAGGAGCTCAGCATCGAGCGTGACGCCTTCCTCGCGGACCTCGCCGCCGGGGCCGCGGACGGGCCCGAGGCCGAAGACACGTTCGGGTCGGCGATCCTGGCGTCGGTCGACCGGCAGATGGAAGCCGCGGGCTTCGAGAAGAAGTGAAGCAGCGACGGTGCCGGGACCTCGCGGGCGCACCCGCCGGGCGAGTGCGGAGCGACAACCCGCGGACCGCCGCCGCTCCCAGCGGTCTCCGCCGCCGGTCCGCGGGAACGCCGGGTGCAGGAGCGGGCCCGGCGGCGGCCCCTCGATGCGGCCGCGCCACGCCGCGGCTGCGGCTCAAGGTCGGGCGTTCGCGGGCACCTCCCACGCAGTCAGCATCTCGGCGTAAAGCTTCTCGAACGCCGAGCCGAGCTCCGCGGCGTCGCGCTCCCGCCCGACCCGCCGGGCCTCGCCGGGGACGTCGCCGGCGCCGTCGAAGAGCAGCGGCTCGCCGACCGCCAGGTAGAGCGGGCTCCTGCGCCAAGGCAGGAAGGCGGCCGGGGACTGCAGACCCTGGCAGCCCAGGACCGCGACGGGCAGGACCGGCACGCCGGCGCGGCGGGCCATCACGCAGACGCCCGCCTTGGGGGTGGCGCCCAGGAGGAGGCTCCCCTCCCCGCGGACGCAGCCGCCCTCGGGGAAGATGCCGACGGTCTCGCCGGCGGCGAGCAGGCGGTCGGCGGCGCGGAAGGTCGAGTGCGTCGCGGCGGAGCGGTGCACGCGCACGCAGAGGTGGCGGTGGAGCAGCCAGCGGGCCCAGCGGCGCCGGTAGAACTCGTCGCGCGAGACGAACCACACGCGGCGCCGCATCGCGGTGCCGAGGATCACCGGCTCGAGGTGCGCCAGGTGGGTCACGGCGAGCAGGTGGCCGGCGGGCGGCGCGGCGTCGCCGTCGAGGCGCTCGCGGTGCAGCCAGTGCAGGCGGACGAAGCGGCGGAACAGCGTGCCGACGAGCAGGCGGCTGAGCCGGTACACCCGGTCGCTCCGCTCGGGCGGCCCCGCCGTCACGCCTCGCCGCCGGGCTTGCGGAACGCGAAGAGCCAGCTGTGAAACGGCGTGCGGCCCCACAGCGGGCGGGCCTCGACGCTGAAGCCGGCGGCGGCGAAGGGCGCAGTGACGCCCTCGACGGTCGGGAAGTGCCGCGCGGGCTGGGTCATCCAGCCGGCGAGGCGGATCGTCGCCTCCTCGATCCGCGTCGCGGCGTAGCGCCACGAGCGGGCGCGGGGCGTGGCACGCAGGACGACCCAGCCGCCGGGGCGGACGGCGGCGGCGAGAGCGTTCAGCAGCGGCTCCTGATCCGCGGCGGGGAAGTAGTGCAGCACGTCGAGCATCACGACGTGGGCCCACGCTCCGGGCCCGAGCAGGCCCGGCTCGTCGCCGCGGCCGACGCGGAGCGTGGTGGCCGCGTCGCCGGCGGCGGCAAGCGCCTGCCGCCCGTCGCGGATCTTCGGCTCGTCGGGATCGACGCCCGTGACCTCGCCGACCCAGCCGCACGCGCGCAGCCAGAACGCGAGCAGACCGAGGCCGCACCCCACGTCGAGCAGCGGGCCCGGCGTGACGGGCCCGGCGAGCAGCCGCTCCGCGACCGCGGCGTACGCCGGGTCGGTCCTGAGCTTGCCCGCCGCGTAGTGGCGGTGGTAGCGGCCGCCAAGCCCGCCGCGGAACCGCCGGGCGATCCGCTGGATCGCGTCCGCTCCCGGGGGCGGCGTGCCGCTCACGCGCCCCCGTAGACCTTCTCGGGATCGAACACCCGCTGCTCGACGATCTTCAGCCCCTCGCCCTCGACCGCCCGGTAGAAGCAGCCCGGGAAGCCGACGTGGCACGACGCCGCGACGCCGCCGGCGCCGTCGGCCGTGGCGGCCCCGATCCGCACCCTCGCGAGCACCACGTCCTGGTCGCAGTCGGTCCGCAGCTCCACCACCGCCTGGCTCATCCCGCTGCTCTCGCCTTTCCGCCAGAGCTTGGCCCGGCTCCGCGACCAGTAGTGGACGAAGCCGGTGTCGATGGTCGCCCGCAGCGACTCCGCGTTCATGAACGCGAACATCAGCACCTCGCCCGTGTCCGCGTGCTGGGTGACGCAGGGGATGAGGCCTTCCCGGTCGAAGCGCGGCGTGAACGCGTGCCCGAGCTCGAGGGCCTTCTTCTCGGCGGGCGGCTCGGGGAAGCTCTTTGGAGGAGGCGCGGGCATCGGGAGAAAGGTACCGGCAGGAAGTCGCGTGGCCGCCGCAGCGCCTCGCCCGAGGGGCTGCTCCTCGGGCTCCGCCGGAGGGAACCCCGCGTACGCCCGCTCCTGCGGTGGACCGCTGGATCGCGAAGCGATATCGCGGCCGGGCTGGCTGCGAGAGCTGAGCGGCGACGCCGCTCTGTCTGCCCTGTGCGCGAGGGAGCTGCATCGCGGCTCGGACAGCGTGGCGTCGCCACGCAGCTAGCGCGGCCAAGCTGGCTCCGAAAGCTGAGCGGCGACGCCGCTCTGTCTGCTTGTGCGCGAGGGAGCTGGATGGGGAGTCGGACAGCGTGGCGTCGCCACGCAGCTAGCGCGGCCAGGGGCTGGCTGCGAGAGCTGAGCGGCGACGCCGCTCTTTCTGCTTGTGCGCGAGGGAGCTGCATCGCGACCCGGACAGCGTGGCGTCGCCACGCAGCTACCGCGGCCAAGCTGGCGGCGAGAGCTGAGCGGCGACGCCGCTCTGTCTGCCTTGTGCGCGAAGGAGCCGGATCGCGACCCGGACAGCGTGGCGTCGCCACGCAGCTAGCGCGGCCAAGCTGGCTCCGAGAGCTGAGCGGCGACGCCGCTCTGTCTGCTTGTGCGCGAAGGAGCTGCATCGCGACTCGGACAGCGTGGCGTCGCCACGCAGCTACCGCGGCCAAGCTGGCGGCGAGAGCTGAGCGGCGACGCCGCTCTGTCTGCTTGTGCGCGAGGGAGCTGCATCGCGGCTCGGACAGCGTGGCGTCGCCACGCAGCTAGCGCGGCCAGGCTGGCGGCGAGAGCTGAGCGGCGACGCCGCTCTGTCTGCTTGTGCGCGAAGGAGCTGGATCGGGGCCAGACCGCGAGCCCGGAACCGGTGGCCACACCTCTCCCGGCGCGGCACGCAGATCGGGTCGTGTCCGGAGCTTCACCGCCGCTCACTCGTGCCGCGAGCGGGTGAACGCCATCAGACGCTCGTGCGTCCCCGGCGCGTCCTCCCCGGGCTCGGGTCGCCGCAGGGTGTAGTTGCCGTCGGCGTCCATGTCCCAGGCCAGGCGGCGGTCGGTGCGGAGGATGTCGAGCAGGTGGTCGATGCGCTTCCGCAACGCCGGGTCGTAGATCGGGGTGATGCACTCGACGCGGTTGTTCAGGTTGCGGTACATCCAGTCCGCGCTGCCGATGAAGGTCTCCGGCTCGCCCGCGTTGTGGAAGCGGAACACCCGGCTGTGCTCGAGGAATCGGCCGATGACGCTGCTGACCTCGATGTTCTCGGAGAGACCGGGCACGCCGGGGCGGATGCAGCAGAAGCCGCGCACGAAGAGCTCGACCTTCACGCCGACTCGGCTCGCGGCGTAGAGCCGGCGGGCGATGCCGTGGTCCTCGAGTTGATTCATCTTCGCGACGATCGACGGGCGGTCGGGGTCGGCGGGGTCGCTGCCGCGCTCGACCCAGCCCGCGGCGTGATCGATCTCCCGCTGGATGAGCTGGCCGAAGCGGCGGCGCATGTTGACCGGAGCGATGAGCAGGTGGTCGAAATCTTCCTTCAGGCTGCGGCCGGTGAGGAAGTGGAACAGCTCGACCAGGTCGCGGGTGATCCGCTTGTCG from Phycisphaera mikurensis NBRC 102666 carries:
- the hisI gene encoding phosphoribosyl-AMP cyclohydrolase translates to MPAPPPKSFPEPPAEKKALELGHAFTPRFDREGLIPCVTQHADTGEVLMFAFMNAESLRATIDTGFVHYWSRSRAKLWRKGESSGMSQAVVELRTDCDQDVVLARVRIGAATADGAGGVAASCHVGFPGCFYRAVEGEGLKIVEQRVFDPEKVYGGA
- a CDS encoding lysophospholipid acyltransferase family protein yields the protein MTAGPPERSDRVYRLSRLLVGTLFRRFVRLHWLHRERLDGDAAPPAGHLLAVTHLAHLEPVILGTAMRRRVWFVSRDEFYRRRWARWLLHRHLCVRVHRSAATHSTFRAADRLLAAGETVGIFPEGGCVRGEGSLLLGATPKAGVCVMARRAGVPVLPVAVLGCQGLQSPAAFLPWRRSPLYLAVGEPLLFDGAGDVPGEARRVGRERDAAELGSAFEKLYAEMLTAWEVPANARP
- a CDS encoding vWA domain-containing protein, coding for MPRLLAVNLPLLLALAATPAPLATAAPDPAPGAVRVPAAKAAAPVVELAILLDTSNSMDGLIDQARAQLWGIVNRVASKTRGGQAPRLRVALYEYGNSSIPVEAGYVRLVQPLTGDLDLFSRALFELTTNGGDEYCGEAIGRAVEELEWSPESVSGSGFRAIYIAGNEPFTQGERPYASACAAAVGKGVRVNTIHCGPEAVGAESGWRDGAERAEGDFLNINQDAAVAVAATPMDARLADLSREINGTYAFFGGQRRELEENQKVQDRNASRLGRAIAAERAATKSGPGYRNRADLVDATLDAPAPAAALAAIPAGDLPEEMRAMTDGERLAHVEKLAAERAALQAEIQELSIERDAFLADLAAGAADGPEAEDTFGSAILASVDRQMEAAGFEKK
- a CDS encoding cation:proton antiporter — protein: MMLRATLAAGDALPRLPEMVALLLGCAAIAFACVKVGVAPILGFLLAGVLLGPFGLGVVEDDAMVAQLAEVGVVLLLFTIGIEFSLEKLAKISRLIFIAGAAQVIGTVAAVAAVLVVAGVGWRAAVFTGCLVSLSSTAIVLKLLAGERRTGSDEGQATLGVLIFQDLAVVAMVLVVPMLGAATSAGDSAAGGADGGAGGVPALLWALAKAGGIVAAVLLLARRIVPAVIERVARTCSAEVFLLTLVAVCFGLAWLTSLAGVSLALGAFLAGLLISESRFSHHAFGEVMPLQVLFSAVFFASVGMRLDPGFVWANPLAVVGCVLALVALKALVTAAGVRLAGGRWAVAGAAGLLTAQVGEFAFVLQATGAAAGLTPGGAAERGVNLFIAATVVSMLATPLLSAASRKLVGAAGSADRGPGSAETPAVRGSGGGGDRPRVVLAGYGERAESLLGLLRSSPLDVSVVTLDPGRASTLEAEAERELRPAGGGALVVHRGSNTRAEALLAAGAADAAAVIVADDTPEAAEAVRHAIEADPRLTPPRLFVPGGDDAAFRRELAAWVAGLHHVPAEPVDAGPGASAACTHAEMLRLPPLPGAARAGLVCPACVAAGEPWVHLRRCAACGAVGCCDASPNRHARAHARAAEHPIVEPVDAGEPGAGWVYCYEDDTQLLAERGG
- a CDS encoding class I SAM-dependent methyltransferase, coding for MSGTPPPGADAIQRIARRFRGGLGGRYHRHYAAGKLRTDPAYAAVAERLLAGPVTPGPLLDVGCGLGLLAFWLRACGWVGEVTGVDPDEPKIRDGRQALAAAGDAATTLRVGRGDEPGLLGPGAWAHVVMLDVLHYFPAADQEPLLNALAAAVRPGGWVVLRATPRARSWRYAATRIEEATIRLAGWMTQPARHFPTVEGVTAPFAAAGFSVEARPLWGRTPFHSWLFAFRKPGGEA